The following proteins are encoded in a genomic region of Pyrus communis chromosome 11, drPyrComm1.1, whole genome shotgun sequence:
- the LOC137708237 gene encoding probable GTP diphosphokinase RSH2, chloroplastic has protein sequence MTVPTIALYAAHPCQINAHTSHDFELGSRSSSSTASTPSNSQKPVTGGLSCLFSSPTVKHASSSSSFSGGGEELGSLWHDRGEELSSSFRYSGSKFNGASMNRDQSPVSVFQGPVSSSSSGVSGSARSPPMRITRERFGNGDISLNSIRCRSNGLFNGFVRGALGSSCIDYDSPSFEVQTDGLDVGSSAVLVDELTFNMEDGFLEGIAEPYAKELLVGAQLRHKIFYEDFIIKAFYEAEKAHRGQMRASGGPYLQHCVETAVLLALIGSNSTVVAAGLLHDTLDDSFMCYDYIFGKFGAGVADLVEGVSKLSHLSKLARDNNTACKTVEADRLHTMFLAMADARAVLIKLADRLHNMMTLDALPLAKQQRFAKETLEIFVPLANRLGISSWKVQLENLCFKHLNPDQHNELSSKLVDTFDEAMITSATEILERALKDKAISYHVLCGRHKSLYSIYSKMLKKKLNMDEIHDIHGLRLIVENEEDCYEALKVVHQLWSEVPGKFKDYITQPKFNGYQSLHTVVMGEGMIPLEVQIRTKEMHLQAEFGFAAHWRYKEGDCKHPSFVLQMVEWARWVVTWQCEAMNRDRSSIGRDDLIKPPCTFPSHSDDCPYSYKPHCGQDGPVFVIMIENDKMSVQEFPANSTVMDLLERAGQGSLRRTPYGFPLKEELRPRLNHAPVNDPTCELQMGDVVELTPAIPDKSLTEYREEIQRMYDRGLSVSSAGPAANSMAGWRS, from the exons ATGACGGTCCCGACAATAGCTCTGTACGCGGCGCACCCGTGCCAGATCAACGCGCACACCTCACACGATTTCGAATTGGGCTCTCGATCTTCTTCGTCAACGGCGTCGACCCCCTCCAATTCGCAGAAGCCGGTGACTGGCGGGCTCTCGTGCCTATTCTCCTCGCCGACGGTGAAGCATGCGTCTTCCTCGTCGAGTTTTTCGGGCGGAGGAGAGGAATTGGGCTCTCTATGGCACGATAGAGGCGAGGAATTGAGCAGCTCGTTTCGGTATTCTGGGAGCAAGTTCAATGGGGCTTCGATGAACCGGGACCAGAGCCCGGTTTCAGTGTTTCAGGGTCCGGTTTCGTCTTCCAGTAGCGGTGTTTCAGGGTCGGCGAGGAGCCCACCAATGAGAATTACAAGGGAAAGGTTTGGCAATGGAGATATTAGCTTGAATTCGATTCGGTGTAGAAGTAATGGGTTGTTTAATGGGTTTGTGAGGGGTGCTTTGGGCTCTTCCTGCATAGATTACGACTCGCCGAGCTTCGAGGTTCAGACTGATGGTTTGGATGTGGGTTCATCAGCTGTGCTTGTTGATGAATTGACTTTCAACATGGAAGATGGGTTTTTGGAGGGAATTGCTGAGCCTTATGCTAAGGAGTTGCTTGTGGGTGCGCAGCTGAGGCACAAGATTTTCTATGAAGATTTTATTATCAAGGCCTTTTACGAGGCTGAGAAAGCGCATAGAGGGCAG ATGCGAGCAAGTGGCGGTCCTTATTTGCAGCATTGTGTGGAGACAGCGGTGTTGCTCGCATTGATCGGTTCTAATTCGACAGTTGTTGCTGCAGGGCTTTTGCATGACACGCTTGATGATTCTTTTATGTGTTATGACTACATATTTGGGAAATTTGGAGCCGGGGTTGCTGATTTAGTAGAAGGG GTGTCTAAGCTCAGTCATTTGAGCAAGCTTGCCCGTGATAATAATACTGCGTGCAAAACAGTTGAGGCAGATCGCCTGCATACCATGTTCCTAGCCATGGCAGATGCCCGTGCTGTCCTCATTAAATTGGCAGACCGATTGCATAATATGATGACACTAGATGCATTACCCTTGGCTAAACAACAGAGGTTTGCAAAGGAGACTTTAGAGATTTTTGTGCCCTTGGCCAACAGACTTGGAATCTCTAGCTGGAAGGTGCAGCTggaaaatttatgttttaagcATCTCAACCCGGATCAGCACAATGAACTGTCCTCTAAGCTTGTAGATACGTTTGACGAGGCAATGATTACTTCTGCCACGGAGATATTAGAGCGCGCTCTCAAGGATAAAGCCATTTCCTACCATGTTCTTTGTGGGCGGCATAAGAGTTTGTATAGCATCTACTCCAAAATGTTAAA GAAGAAGCTAAACATGGATGAAATACATGATATTCATGGGCTACGTTTGATTGTCGAAAATGAGGAAGATTGTTACGAGGCACTTAAAGTTGTTCACCAACTATGGTCTGAGGTCCCAGGAAAGTTCAAGGACTACATAACTCAACCCAAGTTTAATGG GTATCAGTCATTGCACACTGTGGTGATGGGTGAAGGCATGATTCCACTGGAAGTGCAAATTCGAACGAAGGAGATGCATTTGCAAGCTGAGTTTGGATTTGCAGCTCATTGGAGATACAAGGAAGGTGACTGTAAGCACCCCTCGTTTGTGCTTCAGATGGTTGAGTGGGCCAGATGGGTGGTCACTTGGCAGTGTGAGGCAATGAACAGAGACCGCTCCTCTATTGGCCGTGACGATTTAATCAAGCCACCCTGCACATTTCCTTCGCATTCTGATGACTGTCCATATTCTTACAAGCCCCACTGTGGTCAAGATGGGCCGGTGTTTGTCATCATGATTGAGAATGATAAG ATGTCTGTGCAAGAGTTTCCTGCAAACTCCACTGTTATGGATCTGCTGGAAAGAGCTGGGCAAGGGAGCTTGAGGAGGACACCGTACGGGTTCCCACTGAAGGAAGAACTGAGGCCCAGGCTGAACCATGCGCCAGTGAACGATCCTACATGCGAGCTGCAGATGGGGGATGTGGTGGAACTGACTCCAGCTATTCCGGACAAGTCTTTGACAGAGTACAGAGAAGAGATTCAGCGCATGTATGACCGGGGCTTGAGTGTATCGAGTGCAGGGCCTGCTGCTAATAGTATGGCAGGTTGGAGAAGTTGA